The nucleotide window caaacacaaaaaaaaaaaaacacacatatatatatgtaagcaagaatatatatatatacacacatatatgcATTTATggttcaaaatatacaagccattgcATATTTGCTTTCGCACATTGTGGGAGACTTTTCAACTTGGGAAGTCGTTTAGCAATTGGCAACCTTTTTTAATTGTGTCAAATTATGGTTTTAAGctactattattaatattatataccTTAATCCCaaccttaatttcatatttcaaatGACATAAACAATTTTaggtttcaaatttttaaaaagaattttggtgaaagttttatgaaAACTTATATTAAGAGTCAGATGGTATTTTATTCTCTctacttaaaaaaaaaagtaaattagttCTTGTGCATTAGAAATTTTATCCTTTTTTGCTGTTAAAAATCGATCTATGTACGTTAGCATAAGGTACACGTGACATGTCATGTATCACTGTCTGGTTATTCCATCAGCCACGtcaatttttaatagtataaatggatgaattttttaatagaaatgatcAATTTGCTCTTAGATCTAACGTACAATAACCAATTGGCTCATTTTTTCAGTAGAGTGAGCAAAATACAATTTGACTTCTAGTATAAAGTCTCTATGATACTTTTGCCAAAAAATTCACATCAATTGACTTAGAGACTTAAGTTATGTCAAATCAAAGTACAGTGGTACCAATAAATGTTGAGTGTAGTGGTAAGGCACATTACACTCTCAATAAGAAAATAATGTTTGAATCTTAGTGACGACATTATTAAAAGGAGCAACCCGaacatgaaaaatatataaaagaatacaATGCATAATCCTTGAAATAATCAAATTGAGTATAATAGAATCTTAAGTATTTGAAACTCCAATATAAAGGAGGCCTAAATTTAGagattaaattcaaaattaaaatttatggttagcTTAAAGCTTCCTTTCTCTTACCACCGatgatataatatttttaaatttaatcactatatttttatttttaaaattttagtttttattttatttttagattttaaaatttaagtttaattattaatattattaaatttttatgtgatattttaaaattttaaaaaatcatttagtAACAATATAACTAAAAAATGATGTTGTAATGaacctaaatttaacaaaataatcttAATAGAATGAACAGTTgaatcaattttaaaatataaaaatagagtaactaaattctaaatttctgAAGAATACAATAATTTATTGCATATTTTAACTTTACTATTTTCATTAACTATTACTAGTATTATACCTTAATCTCAATCAATAACAttgttaaaaattctaaaatttagtaaaaataacgattttgatattttaaatgatatagAGATTTTCGAATTTTGAGTTTTAAAAAGAATTTCACATTCAGTTGACTAATAGAAGAAATAATAtaagaattaaattatttcaaatcaaAGTATAATGACTATCTTTTAAATTGAGTATAATACAAGGACTAAAACTAGAATTTAAGCATTTGAAATTCCAGAAAGTATTGACTCAGTCCGGTTGTAGGCTTTGAATCCGCCATGGCAGCAATAAAGGCATCATCAAGTGGTTCTTCCCATCCTTCTACTTTGGACGAGACGTTTAAGAAAAGATTCGAGATATTTTTTTGTtgggataatataattttttattttttgaacttgataattaaattaatttttatttttggtcttTGAATTTGATTTTGTTAATATTTGATGATGTTATCAATGTTCTTGGAACATGATTACATTGATCGGTTAAACCGATTAGATCAAGAATCAATCGATATATTgatctaaataaaaaaatttgaacaGATCGAATCAAAAATTGTTcgaaatcaataaaaataaaagattgagACAAAAATCAATTTAACAGGTTGaaccaatttaatattttttaacatttctaattttataaaattttaattatttatttaattattattaatctaataattaaacttaaatcaCCAAACCGATTAAACAAAAAACGAATGATAAGAAATGCAGAATTACTCATCACCATACTACAACGACAATATGTTAAATAAGCTAAAATATAATGTTTTAcagtttaaaatataaaatatttttttcatcacTATTGCAATTATGAGTACGAAGCCATGGGCGGACAGGGCCTTGCCCCATGGCTAAATGACATAATTTTAAACCTAGCCCTTTTCAAcagttaaaaattcaatttaaacttTTTATAGCTCCAAAATTACCgtcttaaaattaaataattcaatttaaattattttaaatctaaaaatattattatttaatgtcaCCCTAACGtaaaatttttaacttcaattttaGTGTTAAATCCAAACTCATATAACATATGAATTATGTTCAGATTCATACGCATGTTAGGTTATCTCTTGGTTAGAACCTTTTTATAACATAGCTTCCTTTCTCTTAGAAGCAAGGAAAACATGTATTGTAtgttttatattagtaaaattttattattaatttttgtattttgcgaaatttatggatttaaattaTAAACTTTAACTTAatctttatctttatattttttaaattttaaaattttaatcctttaaattttaaaatttcaatcctcaATAGCAATAGCAATTGTTTATGTATcactaatttattatttttacatattattaaaaaaagaaTTTCATTAATGAATTAATGGCTAACATTTGAGTTAAGACTAAAGctccaaaatattaaatttataatgaCTTAAAATCTAATTGAAAAATATAAACCAAATCTACAACCGTACTAAAAAACAATTGActaacaaaataaatttaatttaattcgagAAGTACAGGTACTAAACTTGGTCTAAATGTTGACAAGGTTGTAAACATGAACCATTAGAGAAGCAGCTAAAAAACATTTTGATTCATCATTCATGTACAGAAGTAAAGGAATCACATTTTGAAcaaatttaaactttttttattGTGAAATAAACTAAGCAAAACAGCACTACCAACCACCATCCTCGTTGAAAGCCTACTCCAACTATGCATGCACAAATTCAGTGTTAAAAGATTTACAGTTTCAACACTTCCAAATGCAAAAAGCAACTAATGGCTTCCAATTCAACTGCCCAACTAGTCCTTCCAACAAAACAGACTTCATAATAGTATAGCCAGTTCAATCAaaaggagaagaaaaagaaaaaagagggtACAAAACAACATATCTAGAGTGGCTTATGTGGTTTACACAACTGGAATCGGATCGGTCAATGACTCGGAAGTGCCACTGCTACCATTGAGAACCGTGACATTTCCATCAGAGTCAACATCTACAATTACTGAATCACCTTCCTTGATTTCCCTTGCAAGCATCTTCTCAGCCATGCTGTCTTCCAGAAGTCTCATTATGGCTCTTCTTAAAGGCCTTGCTCCGTAACTTGGGTTGTACCCTTCTTCCACCACCCTTTCTCTAAACCTTTCGGTCACTTGGAGCTCAATTTCTTTGCTTTTAAGCCTGTCAAACACTTCTTTGAGCATTATATCGGCAATTTCCTTCACTTCTAACTTGGTGAGTTGCCTGAAAACAATCATCTCGTCCAATCTGTTCAAAAATTCCGGCCTGAAATATTGCTTCAGTTCTTCTGTCACCAGGCTCTTTATTCTATTGTAACTACTGTCTTTCTCATCATAATCGAGATCAAATCCAATTCGCCGTCCACCCTTTTCGATCACACTGCTTCCGACGTTTGATGTCATTATCAGGAGTGTATTCTTGAAATCGACAGTTCTTCCTTTACTATCTGTAAGCCTTCCGTCCTCGAGGATCTGAAGCATCATGTTGAAAACATCAGGATGGGCTTTCTCAATCTCATCGAAAAGTACTACGGTGTATGGTCGCCTCCTAACAGCCTCAGTTAGCTGACCACCCTCAGTGTACCCAACATACCCAGGGGGTGAACCGATCAGCTTGGACACTGTGTGCCTTTCCATGAACTCACTCATATCAAGTCGGATCATGGCTTCTTCAGAGCCAAAGTAGTAAGCAGCTAGTGCCTTTGCTAGTTCCGATTTTCCCACACCAGTTGGTCCAGAGAAGATAAAGCTGGCAATTGGCCGGTTGGGGTTCTTGAGACCAACACGAGCACGTCGAATAGCACGGCTAATGGCTTTGACAGCTTCATCCTGACCAATGACTCGCTTATGAAGGGTCTCTTCCATTTTAAGTAGGCGATCAGATTCATCAGTTGATACTTTCTCGACAGGAATACCAGTCCATGAAGAGACTATATGCTGAATGTCGACTTCAGTCACTACAGGCCCTCCATCCCCTGCCTCCGCCTCTGCCTTATTCATCTCCTTGTCTTTCTCTTGGATTGCAGTGATCTGAGCCCTGAGTTCAATTTCCCGATCACGTAATTCCCCAGCCTGTTTATGCCAAACCCACAACATAAAAAGCAAGAGTTAGGACCTGGGGGAGGACCATTGATCCACCCTCCGAAGGAAATCAGCAAAAAAGGCCCCAAGAAACTCGAAATAATTCTGTACCTTCTCAAAGTCCTGGCTGCGAACTGCTTCGTTCTTCGACTTTGTGATCTGCCGGAGCTCTTTCTCAAGCTCTCTAGCTTCCTCAGGGAGCTGTATCAACAATGTCATGAAAATGAACTTGAGAAGGAAAAGCATGCAAGAGTCACTTCATGACTAGGTTATTATACAAGCATACCTGTGCATGACGAAGGCGAACACGAGATCCAGCTTCATCAATCAAGTCAATTGCTTTATCAGGCAGAAAACGATCACTGAAGCATACAGAAACCGAAATGAGAAACAAAAAGGGAACTCCAGATTCAATGACTATAAAGGAACTCCATGAAATAAGATGACCGTGTACCTGATGTACTGGTATGAAAGCTGTGCGGCAGAGATTAAGGCCTCATCTGTGTAACGAAGCTTGTGGTGAATCTCGTAACGCTCTCGTAAACCTTTCAAAATCTGTATAGTTTCATCAACAGATGGTTCGGGCACTTTAACTGGCTGGAAACGCCTTTCCAAAGCTGGGTCTTTCTCAATATGCTTTCGGTATTCATCAAGTGTGGTAGCTCCAATACACTACATCAATTCAAGTAAAAGTGTAAACGATACTATAATTTCAACAGTAGTAGAAATTCAACATGCATTTCTTACACCTAACTAGAAAATTCCAATAAACAGCAAAAGCAGACCGCACATAACTCAAATTAGAAGCCGGATATAAAAATTAACTAGTCTCTAAACGATTATAGTATTTAGTGAAACCGTCAATAGAAGTCTTAAGTGTGTCGATAGCAGTGTACCTGCAATTCACCTCTTGCAAGAGCAGGCTTCAAGATATTGGCAGCATCAATCGCACCTTCAGCTGCTCCAGCTCCAATCAAAGTGTGCACCTCATCAATAAACAATATTATCTCATCACTTTGCTTGATTTCCTCCATTAGCTTCTTCAACCTCTCCTCAAACTCACCACGATATTTTGTTCCGGCAACAAGAAGACCCATATCAAGAGTTATAACCTGATAAGAAAACCATAACAAATGCGTTGTTCTAATTGTTGTAAGATCAAGGAAATTCTAATCCGGAACACGCATTAAGAAAATTCAAAGTCAATTCCTTCAACCCTTTTGCTAAAATAGAatgtttttaatagtaaaaagaaCATGTATATGCACCTTCTTGCCCTCAATAGTATCAGGAACATCACCAGTAGCAATTCGCTGGGCAAGGCCTTCTGCAATAGCAGTTTTTCCAACACCAGGTTCTCCAATAAGACACGGGTTGTTTTTGGTTCGTCTACCCAATATTTGGACAACTCGTTCGATTTGATCTTGCCTTCCAACAACAGGATCCAATTTaccctaaaaatagaaaatactTTTTTAAAAACAAGCAAACATGAAtaccaaaatgataaaaaatgacaaataaataaaaccaattaCCTCTTCAGCTAACTTAGTCAAATTGGTTCCATATTCCTCAAGTGTTGGCATCTTTGTGTTACCAGTTGATCCACCGGTAACCACACTAACTTCGTTGCCCTCACCAACCATACGAATAACCTAGTCAATCAAATAGTAAAAATTTAACCccagttaatttttaaaatataaataaaaaattttaaacaagaTAAAGTCAATAAAGGCATTTCTTGCCTGTGTGCGGATATTGCTTGGGTCAGCACCCAAATTCTCAAGAACACGTGCTGCTACACCTTCACCTTCACGAAGCAACCCCAGAAGCAGATGCTCTGATCCAATGTAATTATGGCCTGAAATGTTATAAAAATAAGCTTATATACCAGTTAATCAAAGTAAATTCAACAAGTAATTTAAAAGCTGCTGTAAATTATCTATAAAGATACCAAGTTGGCGAGCTTCTTCTAACGAGAGTTCCAAAACACGTTTAGCACGAGGTGTAAATGGAATTTCCACAGCAACAAAACCACTTCCCCTTCCAATTATCTTCTCCACTTCAACTCGCGCATCTTTAAGATTGATTCCCATGGATTTAAGAACTTTTGCAGCAATGCCAGTACCTTCACCAATAAGACCCAACAAAATTTGCTCTGTACCGACAAAGTTATGGCCAAGTCGCCTAGCTTCCTCTTGAGCAAGCATGATTACTTTAATTGCTTTTTCAGTAAAGCGTTCAAACATGGCTTTAGGCACACACCTACTTCCCCTTCCACGTTGAGACGAGATTGAAATCGCAACCTTGGAATGGAAATCTTGGTCAACTCTAACCATATTATCCAAAGAAGCTGAGCCCCGCAACCCAGAGAAACTATTTATCCTCAATCCAGGTGTTCGTAAACTAGACATCATTTTGACAGACCTTTTCGATTTCCCAGTGGATCGACCATGACTTCGACTCGTAACTAGAGAAGGAACAATAGTCGACTGCGCCAGAACTTTAGCCATCACTCCTAAACTATCTGCGATAAGACAAagactaattaaattaaataacccCCAAACAAACAAAACAACACTTGCATTCTTCAAAAATATTGCAAATCATTAACCAACAATAAGAGATTTGGAAGAACAGTCACAAATAAATGAAGGTTCACATATGTAATCTCAAAATCAACTAAAAATGGAAACAATTTACCAAGAAAAGGGATAATTAACAGTTCTTACACCACTGAGTTAAGCACTTCTAGCAAATCATAAATTCATCAACCCAAAACAATATATCCAGAGCTAATCCATTAGCAATCATTACTATTATCATAACCCATAGAAGGAACTTATACAAAATGTCAACAGGTGGGCTACTCACCTTATCCATTACCAATCACCAAGTCTTTTTGGGTTTTACAATAAAGAAATCAAGAAAGAGAATCAATTAAAACCCAAACCAACCAAAACCCTAAAATCAAATTTTTCTTTATTCAAACAAAAAAAACCCACGAAACTAAAACCAAAATCCAAACCATCAAAGCATAAGAAAAGCATAAAAAATTAAACCTCAAGAAAGTTCCATAACTCACCGAAAAGAAAGAGGGTGAAATTGAATAGAGAGTGAAATGGACAGTAAAATATACTAAAAAGGGGTCTTTTCTTTTGGGAATTGCAGAGAGAAGAGACCCTATTTTTACcctttttttgttcttttaaaCTGATAGTAGGAATGGTCGGCCGAAGAGCAAATAAAGAGGATAGATGTGGCTTATATTAAcacgctctctctctctctctctctttgatAATTCTCTACGTCGACAATCTATCATCTTCTATCGACTTCTCCGCCATTTGATTTACACTTGTTTAGATTTTTGTGGTTTAAGATGATATTTTTACTAGATTATCGATTTTCTGTTTAATCAATTCAATTATAAATTTActtgtatataaataaataaatttaaattttttataaaaatcataaaagaaatttaataaataCAAGTAAATTATGAAATAGTATTTGATGCATTACTCTCAAGAGAATTTTAAACTCCACCAAAggagaaaatataataaaatattttaaaaaatacatgACCGTTTTTGAAGAACacttctaaaataaataaaaatgtacaCTACTATTATATCAAATGCTaaccaaattataataaaaacataatcattcaattttttttataaa belongs to Gossypium arboreum isolate Shixiya-1 chromosome 7, ASM2569848v2, whole genome shotgun sequence and includes:
- the LOC108450453 gene encoding chaperone protein ClpC1, chloroplastic, with protein sequence MAKVLAQSTIVPSLVTSRSHGRSTGKSKRSVKMMSSLRTPGLRINSFSGLRGSASLDNMVRVDQDFHSKVAISISSQRGRGSRCVPKAMFERFTEKAIKVIMLAQEEARRLGHNFVGTEQILLGLIGEGTGIAAKVLKSMGINLKDARVEVEKIIGRGSGFVAVEIPFTPRAKRVLELSLEEARQLGHNYIGSEHLLLGLLREGEGVAARVLENLGADPSNIRTQVIRMVGEGNEVSVVTGGSTGNTKMPTLEEYGTNLTKLAEEGKLDPVVGRQDQIERVVQILGRRTKNNPCLIGEPGVGKTAIAEGLAQRIATGDVPDTIEGKKVITLDMGLLVAGTKYRGEFEERLKKLMEEIKQSDEIILFIDEVHTLIGAGAAEGAIDAANILKPALARGELQCIGATTLDEYRKHIEKDPALERRFQPVKVPEPSVDETIQILKGLRERYEIHHKLRYTDEALISAAQLSYQYISDRFLPDKAIDLIDEAGSRVRLRHAQLPEEARELEKELRQITKSKNEAVRSQDFEKAGELRDREIELRAQITAIQEKDKEMNKAEAEAGDGGPVVTEVDIQHIVSSWTGIPVEKVSTDESDRLLKMEETLHKRVIGQDEAVKAISRAIRRARVGLKNPNRPIASFIFSGPTGVGKSELAKALAAYYFGSEEAMIRLDMSEFMERHTVSKLIGSPPGYVGYTEGGQLTEAVRRRPYTVVLFDEIEKAHPDVFNMMLQILEDGRLTDSKGRTVDFKNTLLIMTSNVGSSVIEKGGRRIGFDLDYDEKDSSYNRIKSLVTEELKQYFRPEFLNRLDEMIVFRQLTKLEVKEIADIMLKEVFDRLKSKEIELQVTERFRERVVEEGYNPSYGARPLRRAIMRLLEDSMAEKMLAREIKEGDSVIVDVDSDGNVTVLNGSSGTSESLTDPIPVV